The sequence GATGATCGACAAGATCCTGCGCACCATACCGCTGAACGAACTCCACGAACTGCTGCGACAGAAAGTCAAGTACTCGGGCAGCTTCCGGaggctgttgctgctgctgaaGTCGAACGACTTCGAGGAGCTGTGCAACGAGATCGGACAGAACCGGATGATGAATCATCATTACTTCTGGGCGCAGGAGGATGGACTGGAAGTGACGTTCGCTGGCGAGCTGCTGATGGATCTCCACGCTTATCTCACTCAGACTTTGTTTAGATAAAGTACTTCTTACATTATCCGaattaacacaaactaccgagcagataaattgacattttgaaatttctgtgtaGAAAATACAAGAGAGtgtctattgaaactttaaatgatttgcaattcagttcgCGCATTACTAAActgatttctctaataatttctcagaaaaacatttgttacccttttaataattgcaagcagaaggaatcaggaatcaTTTCGATTACAGGACGTTACTTAAGCGGGCAGTGTGTggaaaatttttacattatttgaattttattcaagCATAAATAGCATACAGATAATTTTGATAGTATTCCGATGTTACATAAATACATGAATTACATGGAGATTGTTTAACTTCGAATATACCTGTACTGTCCGTTGAGCAGAATCGTCGTATTGTCGGTAAATGATGATTACGTTGTTCATTGCTCGCGATAACGGCGCGTAACGTAGAATAGTATAAGTCAGCGCGATAAAGATCATAGTCTTTCAGATTCGATCGAACGACGAGAGTGTTCACATGCATCGCGAACTCTGATAACGCATTTAGCATCGCTGTTCGGTTGATTTTTTTACTTCGTAACTACGAAGTACAAATCACTTGCTTCTAATTCGTGCGAAATCTGTTAGACTCTATATATTAAAAACTTGGTAGATTCTGTTTCGATATTTGTAACGGCTAATCAAACATTCATTAGATCTTCGTATTAAAAAGCTTACGATATCGTTGTAATGATAATACGAAGCTGAGTTAAAGACGCGAACATTCGTTAACCAGCGAAATGTCTGATCGCGAGGAGCACCGGGAAAAGTTTCTCGAACATCACGCCGTTGACGTGAGCGAGTTCGGCTATTCTTACCAAAACCCTGACGTGGACGTCCCTGTGTAAGTTGGAGTAGTAGTTGCGGAACTCATTGTTGTTCCACAGCTTGTAGAATTGGGCGAACGCGCCGCCAGCGGCCACCTTTTTCTGCAACAAAGCTTTTACTTGCTCGAGGGGCACCAGAGCTTTCAGGTCCCTCTCTAAACCTGCGAGTCCACCGCTAATTTGGGCATCGACTGCGGAGGGTACTTCGCTGTTCAAGAAGTTCATGTGCGCGTGCAGACGTTTCAGTATGTAGTAGACATCGAGGCCAGCGTTTTGCATGAAGTACAACATGTTGGACACCTGCGGTGCTTCCTCTACGTTGTACACCAAGGCCCTCACTTCTTCTAAGCTCATAACGGCCATGCTAGTCTGGAACTCTTCGTCTTGTGCGGTGTACGCTTTGATCACTTGAAGTGCTTGCTTCATAGGCACCAACTTCAAGAAGTCGTTGAAATCTTTCGCGAGCTCACCCGAGCCAACAGCTGGCATCTTCAATGCCTCCAGCGAGTAAGACATCGCCGCGACGAACAAGACTTGCACGATGAGCTTCATCTGGGGAATGAAGAACGAGTTTACGATAAAcgaaaatcgaatgattcaGGGGAATCGTTCGGGTTGCAGTCGCTTCGATGGAATTGAAGTTTCGTTTGATATTAAACGCTCTTCGGATGTATCGTTCTGATGGAACTTCGTTAGATATTTTTCGGTTGTAGTCGATTAAGTCGGAGTTTCGATGATTATTTAGAAAACGGCTCTTTTCGTATATAATGAGAAATATGGTGAAATTAATCAAATGTGTTTCGATACTCACTTTGTAAGGCTTGGGTACTGTTCTATAATACTCACAAATGACCTGAATTCAATGATAGTTGCGCTTTTATATTATGCTCGAGTACTCTAAGTGTATAGATAAGATTTCGGAAATCAAGTGCCGAAATTCGACTGTAATCGTTTACGAAATCGATTCATGCAAAGTGGTTCGAGTGGAACGGTCCTTAGGCACGCGTTAACATTATCGTGTCTTTATCTGTGACGTAGTACTATAGACAGGTTATTGATTATACATTCACTgtttctttccctcttttttaATAGTACATTTAATTCTTTCATTCTCGACGCGCAGCGCAATCGGACGCGCTCAGAGTGGTTCGAGTGCGatgggaaattattttttatctataACAAATTATTGTTTATCTGCAACGGttaactttgaaattaataatgcgTCTGTTAATAAATGTAACCTTCAGTCGAATGGAACGTCATGGAAATTTCGATCGCGGATGCGTAAGCCTTTGTTCGCGAGGagataaaattttaatggaaatttcggtcatcGTTTGAAGCTGTTGTCACGCGAAGATAACATTTTAATTGACGACTTGCGGAATATCAGCGAACGTATCGCCGTCTTCCTTGTATCATTATCAATTCAATGTATCTGTCATTCGAGAATGCTATTTTCTAACGATGTATTCTCGTATGACGTACATTTTTCATTATAGTATTACGTAGCTCGTACAAGCATAATTGATTTTATGTGTATTATCGAAAAGTAATTTCacagattaaataattttttccttgGAACAATTTTAGATATCATTAATATAACAGCATTGTAGAAATGACAGTAGAAAAGTTACATTTGGATGTGACACTGGTGAGGCTACTGATTTATAGTTCTtaataaactgtattaaacataATCGAAACATTATCGATAAAACGTACCTAAAAATCAATACTTTATCGATAAATTCATCAAGAAAATATCTATAGGTTATCGATATATCATTTAAGAAATTATCGATAGTTTATCGATATTATCGTTTATAAAAGTATCGATAAATCTATTTCCAATTAtcgatatattgtaatatatcgATGTATCATAATACATTATGATAATTCATATCGATATATCAACACATTACCTGTCATTATCTTATCAAGAATCATTCATGCTTATCAATTTCCCTTTAGAAGCGCCTTTCAATTGACAACCACGTCACACTGTCGTCTATCAGGTGGCCTACTGatcgaaattattttccatagaaaaatgacTATTACTTTCTTCTAAGTAATTAACTTTTGAAGCACCATGCACATAGAATAAACACGAATCTATTTCTATTAGTAAATTATAACAAATTGTCTTCCAATCACTCCAATCCTACAACTGAAGAAAccgttatattaattttaaactaaaacaaaatatttagtcCTTCAGTGACACATTACATTAAGCAAAGATGTAGAAAAGCATTATCAACATCCCCTCCAACTAAAAACAACATAGCCAGTCGACCAGTTCTGTTAACGATAAAATTCTAATGGAAACaatagagcaagaggttaacacgttgaatgccatgggggtcatgattatttgaaaacatttctatattataaataattctaactAATGTggcgacattcagctagatgaacctgcaataataacattacaattcaatcgaatgacttAATActatatcttttccatttcaaatatttaccatgaaatcgtgcggcattcaacgtattaattatcGCTCGAATAATGTTCAGAAACAATATATCGCGTTCGTTGTTCCAAGTAAGCGGAACGCCCGAGAATCCCGCGTGTTCCTCGGAAGAGTGATCAATTCCGCGCGCCATCGGCGACCGGGGCGCTTCGTTAACGCGCCGAAAGTTTCGCCGATCAAACGAGAAAGCAAAAGGGCGCCGCGTGCGTCGAATAGCCGGCAGTGGCTCGTAGccattcaataaataaaagaggACGGCGCTCGAGCACGTGGCGCTAACTTTTAAAAGGAAACCGGGGGCTGTCTTAACCGACGCGTCTTCGTAGCTGCGGGGTTGGCTCGCGAACCGGAGGCAGCAGCTTCGGGGGGTTGGGCTGGAAACGGAACAAAAGGGGAGGGGGCGCAACGAGCCGGTGCCGTGGCGCTTctctaattaaaattgttacaatttaatAAGCCGCGGGACTCACTATTGCCGCGTCGTAATGGAAACCCATAAAAAGCATCGTGGGAGGGGGTCGGTGCGAGCGCGCCGGCAAATGGGAGCCGAATGATCGAGCGAAACGAGGAATCCCGTTCGCGAGAAATATCTTGCGCGCAGCCAGAAAAATCGAAGGGACTCGGCGTCGAGGGATGGCCGCGATGAAGGGTGGGCCGACGGAAAAGGGAGCAGGAGAGGCTGGGTAACGACAGAAGGAAATGCGTGACTTCTGAGAGCGAGGAGACGGAATCGTCTTTGtagtctttctctttcccttaacctcttgcgctggaacaCGCATCACGCACGTGGGAAATTTTTGGTCCCAAAA comes from Nomia melanderi isolate GNS246 chromosome 7, iyNomMela1, whole genome shotgun sequence and encodes:
- the LOC116425072 gene encoding protein G12-like: MKLIVQVLFVAAMSYSLEALKMPAVGSGELAKDFNDFLKLVPMKQALQVIKAYTAQDEEFQTSMAVMSLEEVRALVYNVEEAPQVSNMLYFMQNAGLDVYYILKRLHAHMNFLNSEVPSAVDAQISGGLAGLERDLKALVPLEQVKALLQKKVAAGGAFAQFYKLWNNNEFRNYYSNLHRDVHVRVLVRIAELAHVNGVMFEKLFPVLLAIRHFAG